A single window of Nicotiana sylvestris chromosome 5, ASM39365v2, whole genome shotgun sequence DNA harbors:
- the LOC138868754 gene encoding uncharacterized protein: MGLKSIQPYAPYRVLRQLGRCQIVPKDEDLSTQVIEISSDGQFPEARVRQIWSQCQYLEANTCVLNQARREVSPGYQAWYKGEMSSGRPAKTSHLQEFAKASQEHWDRLAKEREYLAEIGKLKQQIKDIKFKNKVQVAADKGKKNRLTRESENLKAQIRRMKMDANNQLRSRTDTRLIAELRSQVSKSREDLERSEACIARMRIRWAKVIAARREHLWQVKRDYEISVTTLREINSILNNRVLKQARDARTDRERFYETIARMEEQMERFQDQLIDNTRILGLKNQRIEQLCIERDNI; encoded by the coding sequence atgggacttaagagcattcaaccttatgcgccgtatcgggttttgaggcaacttgggaggtgtcagatagtgcccaaAGATGAGGATTTAAGCACTCAGGTAATTGAGATCAGTTCTGATGGTCAGTTTCCTGAAGCGagggtccgccagatttggagccaatgtcaatacttagaggcaaatacttgtgtgttgAATCAAGCAAGAAGGGAAGTTTCACctggatatcaggcttggtacaaaggggaaatgtCGTCTGGAAGGCCGGCTAAAACATCTCACCTTCAAGAGTTTGCCAAGGCTTCACAAGAACATTGGGAtcggttggccaaagagcgggaatatcttgccgaaataggcaagctgaaacaacagattaaggatataaaatttaagaacaaagtGCAGGTTGCTGCCGACAAGGGAAAAAAGAACAGATTAACCAGAGAAAGCGAGaacctcaaagctcagatccggaggatgAAAATGGATGCCAACAACCAACTGAGAAGCCGGACTGATAcgaggttgatagcagagttgaggagtcaggtcagcaaaagccgagaagacttggagagatctgagGCTTGTATAGCAAGAATGCGGATCAGGTGGGCAAAAGTTATAGCagcacggagagagcacctatggcaagtgaaaagggactacgaaattagtgttacaacattgagagaaataaactccattctcaataatcgggtccttaaacaagcccgggatgctagaacagatagggAACGCTTCTATGAGacaatagcccgaatggaagaacaaatggagaggttccaagatcagctcattgacaatactcgaatattgggactaaagaatcaacggatagaacagctgtgcatagaaaGGGATAATATCTGA